A genomic window from Silene latifolia isolate original U9 population chromosome Y, ASM4854445v1, whole genome shotgun sequence includes:
- the LOC141632333 gene encoding uncharacterized protein LOC141632333, with protein sequence MFCKGDIKSIMLLLRALSTFSATSGLKVNASKSEVVFNGVSDVVRMDVVQVSGFQQGVLPFKYLGVPIQPGRLSKADCHILLDKIVHKIRGIGARKLSYAGRLVLINSVLNTLHNYWASIFLIPKGVIRRIEAICRNFFWSGESEYHRVPLIAWEKICCRKKEGGLNIKRAEVWNVATVGKLVNWLHTKADRLWVLWIDHVYLKEADWQTYQPPPDSNWNWRNICKVKDVLNSGFAGGHWQSDARGYSYQSGYHWLQGPHPLVQWYNDDWDYWNIPKHSLVGWMVNHHGLQTRDKLFQLQVCDSSSCVNCAQAIETHDHLFGSFVHSLHIIDGIEQWLGKRLAGSNLNCTQMQKKVVRLALMATWFSIWKQRNECRLSLTLSTPRRVIMEIQSIVKARILQKLRNFMPNRDREWLLSLSIPV encoded by the coding sequence ATGTTCTGTAAGGGTGATATCAAGTCCATTATGCTTCTACTGAGGGCCTTGTCTACCTTCTCTGCAACTTCTGGTTTGAAGGTTAATGCCTCTAAATCAGAGGTTGTGTTTAATGGGGTCTCTGATGTGGTGAGAATGGATGTGGTTCAGGTTTCAGGTTTTCAGCAAGGGGTATTACCTTTTAAATATTTAGGGGTGCCCATCCAACCTGGAAGATTGTCTAAAGCTGATTGTCATATACTCCTGGACAAGATTGTGCATAAGATTAGAGGTATTGGTGCAAGGAAGTTAAGCTATGCTGGAAGGCTTGTGTTAATCAATTCTGTGTTGAATACTCTCCATAATTATTGGGCTTCTATCTTTCTTATCCCAAAAGGAGTTATAAGAAGAATTGAAGCCATTTGCAGGAATTTCTTTTGGAGTGGGGAGTCTGAATATCACAGGGTTCCTCTGATTGCTTGGGAGAAAATTTGTTGCAGGAAGAAGGAAGGTGGACTTAATATAAAACGTGCTGAGGTGTGGAATGTAGCTACTGTTGGTAAACTAGTTAACTGGTTACATACTAAAGCTGACAGATTATGGGTCCTTTGGATTGACCATGTCTATCTAAAAGAAGCAGACTGGCAAACTTATCAACCTCCTCCTGATTCCAATTGGAACTGGAGAAATATATGTAAAGTTAAGGATGTACTGAACTCTGGTTTTGCGGGTGGTCACTGGCAGTCAGATGCTAGGGGCTACTCATATCAGTCTGGTTACCACTGGTTGCAGGGCCCACACCCCCTTGTCCAGTGGTATAATGATGATTGGGATTATTGGAACATACCTAAGCATTCGTTAGTTGGTTGGATGGTTAATCATCATGGACTGCAGACTAGGGATAAGCTGTTCCAGTTGCAGGTTTGTGATAGTAGCAGCTGTGTGAATTGTGCCCAAGCTATTGAAACACACGACCATCTTTTTGGTAGCTTTGTGCATAGTTTGCATATTATTGATGGAATAGAACAATGGCTGGGCAAGAGATTGGCTGGTTCTAATCTGAACTGTACACAAATGCAGAAGAAAGTTGTGAGACTGGCTCTGATGGCTACTTGGTTCTCTATTTGGAAACAAAGAAATGAGTGTAGGCTCTCTTTGACACTATCTACACCAAGGAGAGTGATTATGGAGATTCAATCTATAGTAAAGGCGCGAATTCTACAGAAACTTCGGAATTTTATGCCTAACAGGGATAGGGAGTGGCTTCTTAGCTTAAGTATTCCAGTTTAA